A region of Rhodamnia argentea isolate NSW1041297 chromosome 9, ASM2092103v1, whole genome shotgun sequence DNA encodes the following proteins:
- the LOC115752991 gene encoding nodulin-26-like, which yields MADSGIHGVAVDMKDTNSTSKMKEETDPCFSLPFFQKLLAEVFGTYFLIFAGCGAVVVNKNNQDIVTLPGIAIVWGLAVLVLVYTVGHISGAHFNPAVTIAFAVTRRFPLKQVPAYISAQLLGSTLAAGTLRLVFTGIHDQFAGTQPAGSDGQAFVLEFITTFYLMFVICGVATDNRAIGELAGLAVGATIMLNVMFIWPITGASLNPARSLGPAIVSNNYKGIWIYLLAPTVGAILGAAVYNTIRFTDKPLREVVRSGSFLRNGRRSGSN from the exons atggCTGATAGTGGAATCCATGGAGTTGCGGTGGACATGAAGGACACGAACTCAACCTccaaaatgaaagaagagaCGGACCCCTGTTTCTCTCTGCCTTTCTTCCAAAAG TTGTTAGCGGAGGTGTTCGGGACATACTTCTTGATATTCGCGGGCTGTGGGGCGGTGGTGGTGAACAAGAACAACCAGGATATTGTGACGCTGCCCGGGATAGCTATCGTGTGGGGGCTCGCGGTGCTGGTCCTTGTTTACACCGTTGGCCACATCTCCGGTGCCCATTTCAATCCCGCCGTCACCATCGCCTTTGCCGTCACCAGAAGATTCCCATTGAAGCAG GTACCGGCTTATATATCAGCGCAACTACTTGGGTCGACCCTTGCGGCTGGGACACTCCGGTTGGTGTTCACGGGGATCCACGACCAATTTGCCGGAACGCAGCCTGCCGGTTCGGATGGGCAAGCCTTCGTTCTCGAGTTCATCACAACGTTCTACCTCATGTTTGTCATCTGCGGTGTTGCCACTGACAATAGAGCT ATTGGAGAGCTTGCTGGTCTTGCTGTGGGGGCAACTATAATGCTCAATGTGATGTTCATTTG GCCGATTACTGGAGCGTCGTTGAACCCTGCTAGAAGCTTGGGGCCGGCGATCGTGTCTAACAATTACAAAGGGATATGGATATACCTACTTGCCCCGACTGTGGGCGCGATATTGGGCGCTGCTGTGTACAACACCATCCGGTTCACTGACAAGCCTTTGCGTGAGGTGGTGCGGAGCGGGTCGTTCCTGAGAAACGGCAGGAGAAGTGGTTCCAACtga